The Tursiops truncatus isolate mTurTru1 chromosome 16, mTurTru1.mat.Y, whole genome shotgun sequence genome contains the following window.
ccgctgccgccgccgccggccgGCCGGCTCCCCGAGGGCGCTGCCCCCGCGGCTGCTCACAGGCGCTGAGAGGGGCTCTGGGCCGCGGCCGCCGCCGTCTCTCATCTCCTTCGCCTGAGCCCGGCCTCGCCTCACAGCGGCTCAACTCTCAAACTTCCATCATGGCTGCAGCTTCCGAGAGGAGAGAACTGAGCGCTGCCGCGTCCCAGCGCCCGAACGTGTATCCTGCCGCAGTGCACAAAGAGTCCCGCCACATCACCGCCCGCCGGCCTGCCCGCCCCCTGCGCCGCCGCGCCGGGAGCCCAGGCGCCTCGGAGCCCAAGGGGAGGCGGGAGGCGGACGGACCGCgccgggggagggaagggcagagcaggggctgtagggagggggcagaagcagcagctccGGGTGCGAGCGCCGAGTCCCCAACGGGCAGGCGCACTGAGCATGCCCAGTATGACTGCCTGGAGCTCGCTCGGGCTTGTTTCGAGGCGCCCGCCTGTAGCTGCACTTGCTGCGGGTGCTTCTGCAGCAGCCCAGGGTGGGGGGAACGAGCTGAGCCACGGCCGAAAAACCCAGCCACAGGCAGAGTAGGCTGTTgcgagggggagagggggagcgAAGGTGAAGGCTGTGGCCGGTTCGTTGAGCAGTGTCACTGACTTGAGTCTGAGGTTACCTGTGCACAGGTGGAAAAGACCAGGTGACTGCTATGGTCAGGGTACAGGAAAACGCAGGGACGATCCCTGCAGCGAggacacccctccccctgcctccacctCCAGATTTCCCCGGCACGGCCTGCAGCCTCCTTCTCCTTATGCACGGATGTCGGATCACGATCGTTCGCAGGGATGTGACTGCAGCAGCCCTTGCTGAGAAATCCCacctctccccccatccccacccgtGTCCTCAAGGTGTCAGTCTTAGTACAAAGAATAACCCCCTATTGTGTCTCCAGTGTGTATCACCTCATCCGGCTCCCTTTCACCGCCCCACCTCCCGCTTCCCCGGCACTCGGTTCATTTGCCCTAAAAATGAAAGCTCCCAGCGGAGCGCGCTGAGTGTGAGCACATCGCCCCTGAATTTCTAGATCCCAAAGGGCAACTGTCCAGGTGAACTGAAAGCGGATCCCCGAGGATGGGATGCACGCCGCAGCCCCCTGCATTTCCCCCGGAGAGCCGAGCATCTCTCCCCTCGGGGTTCCAGTTGGGTTCACCGCTCCGAACTCAAGCTCGACCCTTAGCGGCTCCTCGCCCCGCCCCTTTTGGGCCGCAGTGAAAACCCGGCTGGGTGGATCGCCCCGGGGCCAGGTTCCGCGCTCCCCTAGCGGGTCAGTGCACGCTAGAGACCGGGGTTGCAGGGCGGGAGTATGAATTACGGGACGGTAGGAAACTGCAGCCCCAGCGAGTGGGCGGAGCCGAGGAGACCTAGGAGGGTTCAAAAGGAGGTGGAGGGATACACGGGCCACAGTCGGAACTACTTTCAGGAGGAGGTCACGTGTGTTCCTAGTTGGGGAACTTTCCAAATTCCCACTCCCATTTGATAGCTCTAGAGGCAAGTGCTTCGCTTCCTTTGCCCAGGGTGCTCCCGCCATGTACGGGTAGCTGGACCCCAGAGCCTACCCGGTTTCGGCGGAAGAATAGGCTCAGACGATCCTCCCGCCGGAGCGCTGTCGGTGCTGGCGCCTGAGGAGCTGGTTACACAAGCACCCACATCCAAGCACGTGCCCCCGCCTCCTCTCACCTTGGCTGCCGCCGCTGATTCTTGCGGATCTCGGAGCAAGAGTTCCCAAGCTGGTCGCACCCTTTCCTGCTACCCACAGAGCAAGCTAGAGGACGGAGACCTGAAACTCCGAGCTCTGGATCCGCTACCACTGCGCCTTCGAAACCGTGGGAGAAGGGGCTGGGCCCCGGGGGTCTGGCGCATCTTCCTTGCTAGTGCCCTGCCCCCTAGGGCGAACCTTTCTGGTGCTGTACTCGCGGGGCAAAGGGTATCTACTGCAGCAGCCCGGTGATTGAATTCAACGATGTTGCGACAAACTTTCAGTCACTACTGAGCTGGTGAGCGCGCCCCACCTACTGTAGACTCAGCCTAGTGACTTATCTGGTCGGAGAACCTAGTCCATGGCCTTCAGCCCAGAACAAACTTGTCAAGTCTGCTTAGAGCTCGGATTGTTTGACCTAAACCGCGAAAGATCTGGTTCGGAAATGCTGAAAATTAGAGCACATTTACCCTGGCATCGATCGGCTGCAAAGTGAGTGGTCCACCGTCTGCTTGTAGAGAGTGGGCATCAGTACCATTGTAGGAATTCTTTCTTTCCCCTGGGAAGTAGAACTCAAGGAGAATTTGAGTCCAAAAGTATTTAAGTTGATACCTAGACTGAGGCGCTGGTCGTTTCTTAGATCTGAGAGAATGGGATCAATTTGCATGTGTGTTGCAGTTATTGTGAATTGATGCCTAGGAAGGTCTAAAAGAGGATTTATTCAGTGTATGAGAAAGAACACATCATAGTTGTAGGCAGCCCCTGAAGACTAGAAACCTCAAGAGAGGTACCGTAGAAGCCACAGACCATTACCTAACTCCAGGACTACTTACTAATTAAACCAGGGATATTTACACTGTTCTTAGAGATCTCTGAGGCTTCATAAAACTTTGAATTTGTATGCAACATCCTTTTAAGATAGCCCTGCAGGAGTTAGCCACCTGCTGAATCTTCAGTCTTGATATTTATTGGAGCCTGGTTTTGTGCATGGTCCTGGTCAgcttgggggaaggaggggccacaagtggaaaaagaaatggagagcaACCTAGAAAGAGTAGGAGAAAGGCCTCCCTTTGGTTTCCAAAGATGAAAGTCCTGACCACACAGCCTAGATAagctagagatttttttttttaaataaatgtatttatttatttatttttggctgtgttgggtcatgggctttctctagttgctgcgagcagaggctactcttcgttgcagtgcacgggcttctcattgtggcacgggcttcagtagttgtggcttgcaggctccagagcgcaggctcaggagttgtggcacacgggcttagttgctccgtggcatgtgagatcttcccagaccagggcttgaacccatgtcccctgcactggcaggcggattctcagccactgcgccaccagggaagccctagagatttctttattttataaataaccaAGGATAAGTCCCTGATTTCTAGGTGTTCCACTAGATTGCATGGCAAGAACCTGAGAGCTACGCTCAATTGATTATCAACTACTGCttggtgaggaaagggaaaatgaagataAAGTTAAATGAAGGCAAGTGATTAGGGAGGGGTAAAATGTCCCACGTTTGTTTTTCCAGTTGCTGATCTTGTCCCCAGAGTTCCTGTTATTAGCACTGCCCTACTttgcccacccctctccccccattCCATGTGAAGATTAGTCTCACAGTATCTGAGACGTTCTGAAATCCACTTCCTAGGAGGAAAGTGGATTCATTCCTGCCCTGTTGGTGTTTTGGTGTTAGGCCTGAGGAGAGAGAATCCTTTTCAATTCCTGTGGCACAGAGTTATTCTGGAGCAGAGAGGGTGTGCATCACCAGTACTAACATGCTGGAATATGAGACTGGCCCACAAGCACTTCCATCTGCtgaaagaagaaactggaaaatgagTTTTGCTGCTACTCTAAACATCAGGTCCCTCTACTTATCTCCATGGTGAGTGAAAGGACCACCAATGTTGGCAGATATTTGACCAGCCTGACAGCAATACCAGGTGGTTATTAGAAGTTGCTGAGTAAAAAATTTCCTCCCCTTCCCAGTGTTAAGTGGGTTCCTGAAGGaaatccttttttaatttttgtttttcttcactttgTCCTCCTACCCAAGAAGTCTCCATATGCAGGTGGTAGAGCTGAAACCTTTAAATAGCTGACACTATCTAATGtacataaagttttttaaaatgtttttttcaagtTCAGTTGCAAATATCTGCTTGGCTGTACAGATATTACAATACATTGGTTTCTAAACACTTCAGTTATTTACCTGTCTGGATTCAGACTGCCCTGGGGAGAAACAGAAGCTGGTAACAAAGGGAGAATTATATAAAGCTTCAGGGAGACTAACCATACAGAATAATTAGTGAACAGGAAAAACCAGCTTTAATTATAGTTTCTAACAGCTGATTCCAAAACTGTATTGCTACTGCATCCAGAGAATATCTAAAGaaaattcctttcttattttctttgataaGTGAAATGACCAGCAACTCAATGGGGATGATATAAATAGTTGATGTGCTCTTTGTAGGTCCTGCTGCTAAAATGTCTTTTGTTGAACACTGATTGCTATAGTGCCTTTCTCATCTCACACACACTGACCTTTCAAATAGAGATCTAAAGCAATGGGTTCAATTTTTAAGTAATCTTCTCTATTTTTATCTGCTTAACCACTGTTTTCTAAATAATACAGAGTAAAaagtatataataattatatattttaacttaaacCATCCCATTCTTCCAACGGTCTGAAGACTTTTCCCTTATTTCAGTTATCCTAATTACAAATATTCctgttgttttaaataaagacCTTTTGCTTACAACATTTCTCCAGAAGGTACCAGTATGGATCATACAAGCAACCACATCCTAAAAGAGAATTTTCCATTGTTGCCTACAAGTTCTTCATGCCCTAATCTCCTGGAGCTATTTCAGATGGCACTTGTGTCTCCTTTCACATCTCAGTAGAGAGGTGTGCTGTATGAAATATCACACAAAGAGAAAtaagggctgggctgggagaacCACAGAGCAGACTAGGCACTCACTATGTCCAAGTGGCATTTAGAAATTGTGACTTGGACTAGAGAGTGATAGAAAAGAAAGACCTAACATGACAAGACAGCTTAGATTGTTTTAGTTTCCGATCTAACACTGGCTATTGGATATTCCACTCTGGTCCCCTTAATACTAACTCTAGCCCTAGGAACACATTTCTTGCCTTTTAGCTCTTCCGATaatagaaaaagataataatttttatgttaccAGCAGATATTGGGGCATTTACCAGGTGCTTCACAGAGTAGCCCTCATTGGTCCAGGTATAGGAGGGACACTGAGAAGGAGTCAAGGGTAACTATTGCCTCACTCCTACAAATCTTTCCCTTCAGAACATCCTTCTGGCTTCTGAGGTATCACTTTTTCTGGtaacaaaaagcaacaaaaaacctttttgaaagagaaaatgcatGGTTAAAACTCTatctaagggacttccctggtggtctagtggttgagaatccgcctgccaatgcaggggacgcgggttcgatccctggctggagAACTAAAATCctacatgccagggagcaactaagcccacacaccacaactactgagcctgtgcactctggagcccacccgccacaactagagagaagcctgtgtgccacaacaaagagcccacaccacaacgaaaggtcccacatgccacaatgaagatcccacatgccgcaactaagacctgacacagccaaataaataaaaattaaaaaatttaaaaaaaaactctatttAAGGTAgcttttttgtctgtgttgatGGTATAGGGTCTTAACTCCATTTAGTCATTTAAtgattcaatcaacaaatatgtGGGAGTCTTATGTGCCAGTACTAATAATGCTAAGCTCTGTGGACAGAGCAATGACTATAGCATAGAGGGTCCAGCCTTTACGGAATTTAGTCTCCTTGAAAACTTGGCTTCTTTGTCTGACACTGTTGCAACCTCTTCACAGTCTAGGAGTAAAGTTAAAGCTGTAGAAAATACCCTAGTATTTGATAACTGTTTcaattatctattgctgcataacaaaccactgtaaacttggtggcttaaaagaacaaccaccatttattttctcacaattttgcAATTTGGGAAGGTTACAGCTGGACAGTTCTTCAGCTCCCCCATGATGTCAGCTGGGTCAGACATGTGGTTACGTTCAGCTATGACTTTGGCTAGGGCTGGAATGTCTGTGACATTCCCCACATGTCTGGCACCTCAGCTGGAGCACCTGAAATGCCTGGGGGCCTCCCTCTCTTCGTGTGACCGTTCATCATTCAGTGGTCCAGCCCAAGCATCTTTGCACAGTGACTGAATCCCaagaggaagaaagcagaggCTTCAAGCCCTCTCCAAGGCATGGTTCAGAAGTCCCAGGATATCACTTTCATTCTATTctcttggccaaagcaagtcacaaggccagcccagatccAAGGGGAGAGGAGTCTCACTTCTTAATGGAAGGAGTGGCTGGGATAAGAGGAATTATTGGCAGTCAGATTTGGAAGCACTCTACCATAATCCACCCTCTGGCCACAACtgttcacacatacacacccacacacagacatgcaaaaGACACTTACTTCCTCCCCCGCAAATTACCATTCTGTATAGCATTGGCTGTAAGGTCTAGGATCTAGTCATACACACTAGGCCCAGATGTGAATGAGGCATTTCAGATGCTGTTCCTCTTCATCTGGAGATCCATGAACTAAAAAGACAAGTTACAATACACAACATACAATGCTGAAACAGGGATAGAATAAATGGAATAGATACTTCTTTTCAAAGGTTGGCAGGGGGAAATGGAAGGCACATAGCAGTCATTAGTCTGTAGCAATTCTGAAAGCCAGCCAAGCGCTGTCATCCTGACTCTAAGGATTTGGTTCTCCATTAGGGCCTGGTTCTTCTCCCTGGGAGTAGTTTCCTAATCCACTGTTCTTGGCTCCCTGCTCTGGGGTCTAGCTGACCTCTGAGTCAATCTTCCTTTTTCATAAGAAACTGCCTGCCCTTTACAGTTGAATAGCTCTCTCAGCCTGCTTCTTGCCCATAGAAAGTTGGGGGCCCAGaggcttttttttcattttgaactgTCTCCTCCTTCTTTGGTCCAAGCTCCTGGTGCTTTTatcaataaaattctttttaaaagtgtgtgGGTTTTCAATGACTCTAATTGGAGTTCACTCCTTGACCACAAAGCAACATCCAgaattctttcaaaaacaaaccTCTGTCTACATTGGGCCTTTATCTAGGTGACTGCTGTTGGACCACCCTTAAGATTCTTAGAAGCCCTTTTAGTCTAGATGAGAGGGTCTATGAAGCAATGTCTTAAGTTTTTTAGAGGTCTCAACAGAGTTTTGATTAAATCTTTTCCTTGAGGTCACATTTTATAGGCAGTCCCTGAGGCCATTTCTTAATTTGAGACCTTTTGCTGACTATAAAGACTCTCCTAGGTCCTGTATATTTCTACATTCTGCTTAAAAACtgaatagttcttttttttttttttaacacatttctCTCTTGTGATACATGACACATCACTAAAAGAAGCCAACTGACACTTTGAACATTCACATTGAAAATCTTTGCCAGGTCTACAAGTTCATTAGGTACATTTTCTATGTTTTACTGCACACAAGTGCAAATGTTTCCAAACATTTTGCCACTACATACCACCACTTAGCCAGCCTCCAGAAGCAATTTCCTCACTACTCTTATAGCTTCCATTGAGatccctcaacaaaatattagcaaaccaaattcaacaatacattaaaaggatcatacaccatgatcaagtgggattttttccagggatgcaaggatggttcaacatctacaaataaatcaacatgatatataccacattaacaaaatgaaggataaaaatcatatgatcatctcaataaatacaataaaagcatttgacaaaattcaacatccatttatgattaaaaaaatctcaacaaagtgggtataatGAGAACATACatcaatataataaagaccatatatgacaatcccacagctaacatactcaacAGCAAAACGCTGAaagtttttcttctaagatcaggaacaagacaaggatgctcactttcaccacttttattcaacatagtattggaagttctagccaaagCATTTAtgcaagcaaaggaaataaaaggcatccaaatcaaaaaggaacaagtaaaactgtcatttgcaaatgacatgagattatatatagaaaaccctaaagactccaccaaaaacctGGTAGAACTAATAAACACATTCACTAAAGTTgcaagatataaaatcaatatacagggacctccctggtggcgcagtggttaagaatctgcctgccaatgcagggtacacaggttcatccaggaagatcccacatgccatgagcaactaagcccatgtgccacagctactgaacctgtgtaccacactactgaagcccacacacctaaaacccgtgctctgcaacaagaggagccaccgcagtgagaagcccgcacactgcaacaaagagtagcccctgcttgccacaactacagaaagcccacacacagcaacgaa
Protein-coding sequences here:
- the KLLN gene encoding LOW QUALITY PROTEIN: killin (The sequence of the model RefSeq protein was modified relative to this genomic sequence to represent the inferred CDS: inserted 1 base in 1 codon; deleted 2 bases in 1 codon; substituted 2 bases at 2 genomic stop codons); translated protein: KPGWVDRPGARFRAPLAGQCTLETGVAGREYELRDGRKLQPQRVGGRGDLGGFKRRWRDTRATVGTTFRRRSRVFLVGELSKFPLPFDSSRGKCFASFAQGAPAMYGXLDPRAYPVSAEEXAQTILPPERCRCWRLRSWLHKHPHPSTCPRLLSPWLPPLILADLGARVPKLVXTLSCYPQSKLEDGDLKLRALDPLPLRLRNRGRRGWAPGVWRIFLASALPPRANLSGAVLAGQRVSTAAAR